The proteins below come from a single Chryseobacterium capnotolerans genomic window:
- the lat gene encoding L-lysine 6-transaminase, which produces MEHTLDIQANKVKETVGKHVLADGFDFVMDIEKSHGSWLYDKLTDREYLDMFSMFASASIGYNHPYLVERSEWLGRMAVNKPTLADVYSEEYAHFLEVFERVVIPEELQYAFFIEGGTLGVENALKACFDWKTRKNFEKGLDTEAGICIHFKQAFHGRSGYTLSLTNTSDPRKYQYFPMFNWPRILNPKLSFPITEENLAETIKNEQLALVQIEEAILMNPNKVACIIIEPIQAEGGDNHFRDEFLLGLRKICDDNEILLIFDEVQTGIAITGKMWAFQHFTAKPDIISFGKKAQVCGVLANKEKFDEIPNNVFRESSRINSTFGGNFIDMLRFQLVMEVIEKENLVENARVVGDFLLESLKAMADKYPSKISNARGRGLMCAIDLPSGADRNKMMTELFNDGLIILPCGDQSLRFRPHLNVTKEEIQLALDKIENNINKI; this is translated from the coding sequence ATGGAACACACATTAGATATACAAGCAAATAAAGTTAAAGAAACAGTTGGAAAACATGTGTTGGCAGATGGTTTCGATTTCGTGATGGATATTGAAAAATCACATGGATCATGGCTTTATGATAAACTTACAGACAGAGAGTACCTGGATATGTTCTCTATGTTTGCATCAGCTTCCATTGGGTACAACCACCCGTATCTTGTAGAAAGATCAGAATGGTTGGGAAGAATGGCTGTCAACAAACCAACATTGGCAGACGTTTATTCAGAAGAATATGCTCACTTTTTAGAAGTATTCGAAAGAGTAGTAATTCCTGAAGAATTACAATATGCTTTCTTTATCGAAGGGGGAACTTTGGGGGTTGAAAATGCATTGAAGGCTTGCTTCGACTGGAAAACACGTAAAAACTTTGAAAAAGGTCTTGATACTGAAGCTGGAATCTGTATTCATTTCAAACAGGCTTTCCACGGAAGAAGTGGGTATACTTTAAGTTTAACAAACACTTCAGATCCTAGGAAATACCAATATTTTCCAATGTTTAACTGGCCAAGAATCTTAAATCCGAAATTATCATTCCCGATTACAGAGGAGAATCTGGCAGAAACAATTAAGAATGAGCAATTAGCTTTAGTTCAGATTGAAGAAGCTATCCTGATGAATCCTAATAAGGTAGCTTGTATCATCATTGAGCCTATTCAGGCAGAAGGTGGTGACAACCATTTCAGAGATGAATTCTTGTTAGGCTTAAGAAAAATCTGTGATGACAATGAAATCTTACTCATATTTGACGAAGTTCAGACAGGTATTGCCATTACAGGAAAAATGTGGGCTTTCCAGCATTTTACAGCGAAGCCGGATATCATTTCTTTTGGTAAAAAAGCTCAGGTTTGCGGGGTATTAGCCAACAAAGAAAAATTTGACGAAATTCCTAATAACGTTTTCAGAGAAAGTTCAAGAATTAACTCTACATTCGGAGGAAACTTTATTGATATGCTTCGCTTCCAACTGGTAATGGAAGTTATTGAAAAAGAGAATCTTGTTGAAAATGCAAGAGTGGTAGGAGATTTCCTATTAGAAAGCTTAAAAGCCATGGCTGACAAATATCCTTCAAAGATTTCCAATGCAAGAGGAAGAGGACTAATGTGTGCCATTGATCTTCCTTCCGGAGCAGACAGAAACAAAATGATGACTGAATTATTCAATGATGGATTGATTATTCTTCCATGTGGAGATCAGTCTTTACGTTTCAGACCACATCTGAATGTTACTAAAGAAGAAATTCAATTAGCATTAGATAAAATTGAAAATAATATTAATAAAATTTAA
- a CDS encoding efflux RND transporter permease subunit, with translation MIKNFINRPVLSTVISILIVILGVLGLISLPVTQYPDIAPPTVSVSANYTGANAETVMKSVVVPLEEQINGVEGMDYITSSAGNDGSAQIQVFFKQGIDPDIAAVNVQNRVARATPLLPSEVTRSGVVTQKQQTSALMYMSFYSENKDLDDVYLQNFLNINIIPNLKRVNGVGDANVFGGKNYSMRIWLDPAKMAAYGVTPTDVTNAINEQSREAAAGSIGQNSGSSFEYIIKYVGKFNDKEQYDNIIIKSLANGQNLMLKDVAKVELAGQSYTGVGENGNNPSISMGIFQTPGSNAQEIIKNIKTYLKSAEGTFPKGIKYTFNFDTNEFLEASIEKVVHTLIEAFILVFIVVYIFLQDFRSTLIPAIAVPVSIVGAFFFLNLFGYSLNLLTLFALVLAIGIVVDDAIVVVEAVHAKMEHGISDAKKATVEAMDEITGAIISITLVMAAVFIPVTFITGPTGVFYQQFGITLIIAIIISAINALTLSPVLCSLFLKPHAEHHKEYQNMNFLQKFFYKFNIAFKTTTDRYGRGFVFLLRHKWVTLVIFAITGGILYWASGSMKKGFVPTEDRGIIFTDVQLPPGASMERTYNALKTLQAKAMKVPGVQNVTISTGRGFLSGNGSNNGLAFVKLKPFEERKKDGQTSEDITKKLFGIVGAVPDAKVVFFQPPSVPGFGSSAGFEMVLLDKSGGEYVDLDNKTNEFIGKLMERPEIQFAQTSFNTKYPQYQMEINVPLSKQLGVSVNDILATMQGYIGGIYTADFTKYGKQFRVMVQALPENRKSIENLNQLYIRTGSGIMSPISQFVTLKKAYGPQSVSRYNLFTSVKVTGANSEGYSSGDAIAAVQQVAHETLNQNYAVEFTGLTREELNSGSQTLLIFGLSLVFVYFILSAQYESYILPLIVVISLPLGVMGAYFGQKIMGLENNIYFQIALIMLVGLLAKNAILIVEFAVQRRHHGETIVMSAINAAKARVRPILMTSFAFIFGLLPLVLASGIGAVGNRSIATGAAIGLLIGTILGLFVIPVLYVIFETLQEKIKPIKKEDINLAE, from the coding sequence ATGATAAAAAACTTTATTAACAGACCGGTTTTATCTACCGTAATCTCAATCTTGATTGTGATTCTCGGTGTGCTAGGGCTGATCTCGTTACCGGTTACACAGTATCCGGATATTGCGCCACCTACGGTAAGCGTTTCTGCGAACTATACAGGAGCTAATGCTGAAACGGTGATGAAAAGTGTAGTAGTACCTTTGGAAGAGCAGATCAACGGGGTGGAAGGAATGGACTATATTACTTCCTCTGCAGGAAATGATGGTTCTGCGCAGATCCAGGTCTTCTTCAAACAAGGAATAGATCCGGATATTGCTGCGGTAAATGTACAGAACCGTGTTGCCAGAGCAACACCTCTTTTGCCATCTGAAGTAACCCGTTCAGGGGTTGTAACCCAGAAACAGCAGACCAGTGCCCTAATGTATATGTCTTTCTATTCTGAAAATAAAGATCTAGATGATGTGTATCTTCAGAACTTCCTGAATATCAATATTATTCCAAACCTGAAAAGGGTAAATGGCGTAGGGGATGCCAACGTTTTCGGAGGTAAAAACTATTCCATGAGAATATGGTTGGATCCTGCAAAAATGGCAGCTTATGGTGTAACTCCTACGGATGTTACCAATGCGATCAATGAGCAGAGTAGAGAAGCCGCAGCGGGTTCTATTGGTCAGAACAGTGGAAGTTCTTTTGAGTATATCATCAAATATGTAGGTAAGTTCAACGATAAAGAACAGTATGATAACATCATCATCAAATCTCTAGCAAACGGCCAAAACCTGATGCTGAAAGACGTTGCTAAAGTAGAATTGGCAGGTCAGTCTTATACAGGAGTCGGGGAAAACGGAAACAATCCTTCCATAAGTATGGGGATCTTCCAGACGCCTGGTTCCAATGCACAGGAGATTATTAAAAATATCAAAACCTATCTGAAATCTGCAGAAGGTACATTCCCTAAAGGGATTAAATATACTTTCAACTTTGATACCAACGAATTCTTAGAAGCTTCTATTGAAAAAGTAGTGCATACGCTGATTGAAGCTTTTATCCTGGTATTTATTGTGGTATATATTTTCCTTCAAGACTTCAGATCTACCCTGATTCCGGCCATTGCGGTTCCGGTATCTATTGTAGGGGCATTTTTCTTCCTGAATTTATTTGGATATTCATTAAACCTATTAACTTTATTTGCATTGGTACTGGCGATCGGTATTGTTGTGGATGACGCTATTGTCGTCGTCGAGGCTGTGCATGCAAAGATGGAGCATGGTATTTCAGATGCTAAAAAAGCCACCGTAGAGGCGATGGATGAGATTACAGGAGCTATTATTTCTATTACATTGGTAATGGCAGCAGTATTTATCCCTGTGACATTTATTACGGGCCCTACAGGAGTATTCTACCAACAGTTTGGGATTACCCTGATTATCGCGATCATCATTTCTGCGATTAATGCATTAACGTTGAGCCCGGTTTTATGTTCATTATTCTTAAAGCCACATGCTGAACATCACAAGGAATATCAGAACATGAATTTCCTTCAGAAGTTCTTCTATAAATTTAATATTGCCTTCAAAACAACAACAGATCGTTACGGAAGAGGATTTGTATTCTTATTGAGACACAAATGGGTAACCTTAGTGATCTTTGCCATTACAGGAGGTATTTTATATTGGGCAAGTGGAAGCATGAAGAAAGGTTTTGTACCTACAGAAGACAGAGGGATTATCTTTACCGATGTCCAGCTTCCTCCGGGAGCTTCTATGGAAAGAACTTATAATGCATTGAAAACACTTCAGGCTAAAGCAATGAAAGTTCCGGGAGTACAGAATGTAACGATTTCCACTGGTAGAGGATTCTTATCCGGAAACGGTAGTAATAATGGTCTTGCCTTTGTTAAGCTAAAACCATTCGAAGAAAGAAAAAAAGACGGCCAGACTTCTGAAGATATCACCAAAAAATTATTTGGAATTGTAGGAGCTGTTCCTGATGCTAAAGTAGTATTCTTTCAACCACCAAGTGTACCGGGATTTGGTAGTAGTGCAGGTTTTGAAATGGTATTGCTGGATAAATCAGGTGGAGAATATGTTGATCTGGATAATAAAACCAATGAATTCATTGGGAAATTGATGGAGAGACCGGAAATTCAGTTTGCACAGACTTCATTCAATACAAAATATCCTCAGTATCAGATGGAAATTAACGTTCCTCTGAGCAAGCAGCTTGGGGTTTCTGTAAATGACATTCTGGCTACCATGCAAGGATATATTGGTGGAATTTATACGGCCGACTTTACCAAGTATGGAAAACAGTTCAGAGTAATGGTTCAGGCTCTTCCTGAAAACAGAAAGAGCATCGAAAATCTGAACCAGCTTTATATCAGAACAGGTTCAGGTATCATGTCTCCGATTTCACAGTTTGTAACCCTTAAAAAAGCATATGGACCGCAATCTGTAAGCCGTTATAACCTATTTACTTCAGTGAAAGTGACAGGAGCAAACTCTGAGGGATACAGTTCCGGGGATGCTATTGCTGCAGTACAGCAGGTAGCCCATGAAACCCTGAATCAAAACTACGCAGTAGAATTTACTGGGTTAACCAGAGAAGAATTAAATTCAGGCTCTCAGACACTCCTTATTTTTGGTTTAAGTTTGGTCTTTGTTTACTTTATTCTTTCCGCACAGTATGAAAGTTATATTCTTCCGCTTATCGTTGTTATCTCTCTTCCTCTTGGGGTAATGGGAGCTTACTTCGGACAGAAGATTATGGGCTTGGAAAATAATATTTATTTCCAGATTGCCCTGATCATGCTCGTCGGATTGTTAGCAAAAAATGCGATCCTTATTGTCGAATTTGCAGTCCAGAGAAGGCATCATGGTGAAACCATTGTAATGTCTGCCATCAATGCAGCGAAAGCGAGAGTAAGGCCGATTCTGATGACTTCATTTGCCTTTATCTTCGGTTTATTACCATTGGTGTTAGCAAGTGGAATTGGAGCTGTAGGGAACAGATCCATTGCAACAGGAGCAGCCATAGGATTGTTGATAGGTACTATTTTAGGGCTTTTTGTAATTCCGGTATTGTATGTGATTTTTGAAACCCTACAGGAAAAAATTAAGCCTATTAAAAAAGAAGATATCAATTTAGCAGAGTAA
- a CDS encoding efflux RND transporter periplasmic adaptor subunit, producing MESKNIVGYQTFPATIQGRVNNDVRAKIQGYITQVLVDEGQYVTKGQPLFRLETNILTENAAASKAGIGAAESTIAAAQASVNAAQVEVNKLKPLVQKNIISNVQLQTAQAQLAQAQAQLQQAHAAKRQAEANYKGVEANIEYSIIRAPISGVVGRLPLKVGSLVGPSDQTPLTTISDTSEIFAYFAMNEKEYFDFLEKSPGASMPEKIKNLPMVELQLANGSLYPEKGRIEAITGQIDPTTGTIQFRVAFTNAQKLLSNGNSGTIRFPQNYDNVLVVPESATYEQQGIVYVYKIEKGDTARNVVVNVIDRIDNLALIKSGVNKGERVVAAGIGGLKPGTAVKPKPIKMDSLVQSIKPKF from the coding sequence GTGGAGTCAAAAAATATAGTAGGATATCAGACGTTTCCGGCTACCATCCAGGGTAGAGTAAACAATGATGTACGTGCTAAAATACAGGGATATATTACCCAGGTATTGGTAGACGAAGGACAATACGTTACCAAAGGGCAGCCTTTGTTCCGTTTGGAAACCAATATTCTTACTGAAAATGCCGCTGCTTCTAAAGCAGGAATCGGGGCTGCTGAATCTACTATTGCCGCCGCACAGGCATCTGTAAATGCTGCCCAGGTAGAAGTGAACAAACTCAAACCTTTGGTTCAGAAAAATATTATCAGTAATGTACAGCTACAAACGGCTCAGGCTCAGTTAGCCCAGGCTCAGGCTCAATTACAGCAGGCACATGCTGCCAAAAGACAGGCTGAAGCCAATTACAAAGGAGTAGAGGCGAACATCGAATATTCAATCATTCGTGCACCGATTTCAGGAGTTGTAGGAAGACTTCCGTTAAAAGTAGGAAGTTTGGTAGGGCCGTCTGATCAGACCCCTCTTACAACAATTTCTGATACTTCTGAAATCTTTGCCTACTTTGCGATGAATGAAAAAGAGTATTTTGATTTCCTAGAAAAATCTCCGGGAGCTTCTATGCCTGAAAAAATCAAGAACTTACCCATGGTTGAGCTCCAGTTAGCCAATGGAAGTCTTTATCCTGAAAAAGGAAGGATTGAAGCCATTACCGGTCAGATTGATCCTACTACAGGGACTATCCAGTTTAGAGTTGCCTTTACTAATGCCCAGAAATTATTAAGCAATGGTAACAGTGGAACCATCAGATTCCCTCAGAATTATGATAACGTTCTTGTAGTTCCTGAAAGTGCTACTTACGAACAACAAGGCATTGTGTACGTATATAAAATAGAAAAAGGAGATACTGCGAGAAACGTTGTTGTTAATGTTATTGACAGAATCGACAATTTAGCGCTTATCAAATCAGGAGTTAACAAAGGTGAAAGAGTTGTTGCAGCTGGTATCGGAGGTTTGAAACCGGGAACAGCAGTGAAACCAAAGCCAATTAAAATGGATAGTCTTGTTCAATCAATAAAACCGAAATTCTAA
- a CDS encoding transcriptional regulator, with amino-acid sequence MHQSIEIDEKIFQDAVKFYGTIFNLPPLASKIYSYLLFDYEKVGITFDEFVEVLSASKSSVSTSISLLLNAQLIVDHNKMDERKRYFFINDEYKKIRFEKIVQKMQDELRLLDDLNNFKKSKDDGYNERIEVYKALLNKNIENIQESLNKL; translated from the coding sequence ATGCACCAAAGTATAGAAATTGATGAAAAAATTTTTCAGGATGCCGTAAAATTCTACGGCACCATTTTCAACCTACCCCCATTAGCTTCAAAAATCTATTCCTACCTTCTTTTTGATTATGAGAAAGTAGGAATTACTTTTGACGAGTTTGTTGAAGTGCTCTCTGCGAGCAAAAGTTCTGTTTCCACTAGTATTTCATTACTATTGAATGCTCAGCTTATCGTAGATCATAACAAGATGGATGAGCGGAAACGGTATTTTTTCATCAATGATGAATACAAAAAGATCCGATTTGAGAAAATTGTCCAGAAAATGCAGGACGAATTAAGACTACTAGATGATTTAAACAATTTTAAAAAAAGTAAAGACGATGGATACAACGAAAGAATAGAAGTTTACAAAGCACTCTTAAATAAAAACATAGAAAATATTCAGGAATCTCTTAATAAACTATAA
- the amaB gene encoding L-piperidine-6-carboxylate dehydrogenase, with protein MSKKVKDFGIEKTLKNLGIKEENKGTSVGGKYFASGKTIESVSPADGKLIAKVKTSGESDYDKVIETAQKAFQEFRLIPAPKRGEIVRQLGLKLREYKDDLGKLVSYEMGKSLQEGLGEVQEMIDICDFAVGLSRQLQGYTMHSERPGHRMYEQYHPLGVVGIITAFNFPVAVWSWNTALAWICGNVTIWKPSEKTPLCAIACQNIMNEVLKENNLSEGISSVLVADHEIGQKLVDDKRVALVSFTGSTRVGRMVSSKVAERFGKSILELGGNNAIIITKEADLNMSIIGAVFGAVGTAGQRCTSTRRLIIHEDVYDEVKTRLVKAYGQLKIGNPLDETNHVGPLIDVDAVNQYQESIKKCKKEGGKFVVEGGVLSGKDYESGCYVKPCVAEVKNSYEIVQHETFAPILYLIKYKTLEEAIAIQNDVPQGLSSAIMTQNLREAELFLSHAGSDCGIANVNIGTSGAEIGGAFGGEKETGGGRESGSDAWKYYMRRQTNTINYTTHLPLAQGIKFDL; from the coding sequence ATGTCAAAAAAAGTAAAGGATTTCGGAATCGAAAAAACACTCAAAAACCTTGGTATTAAAGAAGAGAATAAAGGGACTTCAGTGGGCGGTAAATATTTCGCTTCAGGAAAAACGATTGAAAGCGTATCTCCTGCAGACGGGAAATTAATTGCTAAAGTAAAGACTTCCGGAGAAAGTGATTATGACAAAGTAATTGAAACGGCTCAAAAGGCATTTCAGGAATTCAGGCTGATCCCAGCTCCTAAGAGAGGAGAGATTGTAAGGCAGCTTGGTTTAAAGTTAAGAGAATATAAAGATGATCTTGGAAAACTTGTTTCTTATGAAATGGGTAAATCTTTGCAGGAAGGGCTTGGAGAAGTACAGGAAATGATTGATATCTGCGATTTTGCCGTAGGACTTTCAAGACAGCTTCAGGGATATACAATGCATTCGGAAAGACCTGGTCACAGAATGTACGAACAATATCATCCGCTTGGGGTGGTGGGAATCATCACTGCATTCAACTTCCCGGTAGCAGTATGGTCTTGGAATACGGCTTTAGCTTGGATCTGTGGTAACGTTACCATCTGGAAGCCATCAGAAAAAACTCCGCTTTGTGCGATTGCATGTCAGAATATTATGAATGAAGTTTTGAAAGAAAACAATCTTTCAGAAGGAATTTCAAGTGTATTGGTTGCTGACCATGAGATTGGACAAAAGTTGGTAGATGACAAGAGAGTAGCTTTAGTATCTTTCACAGGTTCTACAAGAGTAGGAAGAATGGTTTCTTCTAAAGTAGCAGAAAGATTCGGAAAATCTATCCTTGAATTAGGGGGTAATAATGCGATCATCATTACTAAAGAAGCAGATCTTAACATGTCTATCATTGGAGCGGTATTCGGAGCGGTAGGAACTGCAGGGCAAAGATGTACTTCTACAAGAAGACTGATTATCCATGAAGATGTATATGATGAAGTAAAAACAAGATTGGTAAAAGCTTACGGGCAGTTGAAGATTGGAAATCCATTGGATGAGACCAACCATGTAGGACCACTTATTGACGTTGATGCTGTAAATCAATATCAGGAATCTATCAAAAAATGTAAAAAAGAAGGTGGGAAATTTGTTGTTGAAGGTGGCGTTTTATCTGGAAAAGATTACGAATCCGGATGCTATGTGAAGCCTTGCGTTGCTGAAGTAAAGAACTCTTATGAGATTGTTCAGCATGAAACTTTTGCACCAATTCTATACTTAATCAAATACAAAACATTAGAAGAGGCTATCGCTATTCAGAATGATGTTCCACAGGGATTATCTTCTGCGATCATGACACAAAACCTAAGAGAAGCAGAATTATTCCTTTCTCATGCAGGTTCAGATTGTGGTATTGCGAACGTTAATATTGGTACTTCAGGTGCTGAGATCGGAGGAGCTTTCGGAGGTGAAAAAGAAACCGGAGGTGGAAGAGAGTCAGGATCAGATGCCTGGAAATATTATATGAGAAGACAAACCAATACTATAAATTACACCACACATCTTCCTTTAGCACAGGGAATTAAATTTGATTTATAA
- a CDS encoding DUF2007 domain-containing protein, with amino-acid sequence MERSTRVSVYESDNPSEIQLVKSKLDDAQITNSVENNYLTFTTTPTATSLKVMVDLEDEKKAFEIIDAYLQQSEN; translated from the coding sequence ATGGAAAGAAGTACGAGAGTATCAGTTTACGAAAGTGATAACCCTTCAGAAATTCAGTTGGTTAAGTCTAAATTGGATGACGCTCAAATTACAAACTCTGTTGAAAACAACTATCTGACATTTACCACAACCCCTACAGCAACATCGCTAAAGGTAATGGTGGATCTGGAAGATGAGAAGAAAGCATTTGAAATTATTGATGCTTATCTTCAACAAAGTGAAAATTAA
- a CDS encoding SPFH domain-containing protein, which translates to MEKTLKPMSGYLTLVICLILFVAAAYFFISGVDQSATFVVISMLCLLLAFFFLKGLMIIQPNHSRVLNFFGKYVGTVKDNGLFFINPLYSSQKMSLRSENLQGQTLKVNDKMGNPIEIAVVMVWKVGDTYKAAFDVERYSDFVRMQSEAAVRHLAMSFPYDNLEDDHAPITLREGGDKINSILEQELTDRLSKAGIVIQEARISHLAYASEIAGAMLQRQQATAIVAARTKIVEGAVGMVDLALKKLSEENIVELDDERKAAMVSNLMVVLCGEKAATPILNAGTLYN; encoded by the coding sequence ATGGAAAAAACATTAAAACCTATGTCAGGTTATCTTACATTAGTCATCTGTCTGATACTCTTTGTTGCTGCTGCTTACTTTTTTATTTCAGGAGTAGATCAAAGTGCTACATTCGTTGTTATTTCAATGTTGTGCTTGTTGCTTGCTTTCTTTTTCTTAAAAGGGTTAATGATTATTCAGCCTAATCATTCAAGAGTATTGAATTTCTTCGGAAAGTATGTTGGAACCGTAAAAGATAACGGGTTATTCTTTATCAATCCATTATACTCATCTCAGAAAATGTCATTGCGTTCAGAAAACTTACAGGGACAAACTTTGAAGGTGAATGATAAGATGGGAAATCCTATCGAAATTGCAGTAGTAATGGTATGGAAAGTAGGAGATACTTATAAAGCAGCTTTTGATGTTGAGCGTTATTCAGATTTTGTAAGAATGCAGAGTGAAGCAGCTGTACGTCATTTGGCGATGAGTTTCCCTTACGATAATTTGGAAGACGATCATGCTCCGATTACATTGAGGGAAGGCGGAGACAAAATCAATTCTATTTTGGAGCAGGAACTTACAGACCGTCTTTCAAAAGCAGGAATCGTAATTCAGGAAGCAAGAATTTCCCATTTAGCGTATGCTTCTGAAATTGCCGGTGCAATGCTTCAGAGACAGCAGGCTACAGCTATTGTAGCAGCAAGAACAAAAATCGTGGAAGGAGCAGTAGGAATGGTAGATCTTGCGCTGAAAAAACTTTCAGAAGAGAATATCGTTGAACTTGATGATGAAAGAAAAGCAGCGATGGTAAGTAACCTGATGGTGGTACTTTGCGGTGAAAAAGCGGCAACCCCGATACTGAATGCAGGAACGCTGTATAATTAA
- a CDS encoding Arc family DNA binding domain-containing protein: protein MKSEKAQNTSENKGKKSFVLRIDESTYKLLEKWANDEFRSVNGQIEYLLHQSLVNSGRKKKE, encoded by the coding sequence ATGAAATCAGAAAAAGCTCAGAACACTTCGGAAAACAAAGGCAAAAAATCCTTTGTCTTAAGGATAGATGAGTCTACTTATAAACTCCTCGAGAAATGGGCCAACGATGAATTCAGAAGTGTAAATGGTCAGATTGAATATTTGCTTCATCAGAGCCTTGTTAACTCAGGAAGAAAGAAAAAAGAGTAG